A single region of the Vicia villosa cultivar HV-30 ecotype Madison, WI linkage group LG4, Vvil1.0, whole genome shotgun sequence genome encodes:
- the LOC131594504 gene encoding LOB domain-containing protein 20: MAESHSGDGGSGTRRSKGVNAAKRAIAGATTHDVSVVAPCGACKFLRRKCSGGCIFAPYFGTDQGAARFAAVHKVFGASNVSKLLANIPTDHRQEAAATISYEAQARLSDPVYGCVSTILALQQQVAAMQAEVSMMQSQLMNSRYAYASTLQTTHQQQHQILQQPNFNVSVQPAYSNNSSASTNNLVNMNNFNHGFDLTMETAPSSHSLEPFQNSRLSQYEDDD, translated from the exons ATGGCGGAATCACATAGTGGTGATGGTGGTTCGGGAACTAGGCGTAGTAAAGGCGTCAATGCTGCAAAGCGAGCCATTGCAGGAGCGACGACGCATGATGTATCGGTTGTGGCGCCTTGTGGGGCGTGTAAGTTCTTGAGGAGGAAGTGTAGTGGTGGATGCATTTTCGCACCTTACTTTGGTACAGATCAAGGTGCAGCTAGGTTTGCGGCTGTGCACAAGGTTTTTGGTGCTAGCAATGTGTCGAAGCTTTTGGCCAATATTCCGACCGACCACCGCCAAGAAGCAGCCGCAACTATATCCTATGAGGCTCAGGCTAGGCTATCGGATCCGGTTTATGGTTGTGTGTCCACTATTCTTGCTTTGCAGCAACAG GTGGCAGCAATGCAAGCAGAGGTTTCTATGATGCAATCTCAACTGATGAATAGCAGATATGCATATGCAAGTACTCTTCAAACCACACACCAGCAGCAGCATCAAATACTACAGCAACCAAACTTCAATGTGTCCGTGCAACCGGCATACTCCAACAACTCATCTGCTTCAACCAACAACCTCGTGAACATGAACAACTTCAACCATGGTTTTGATCTCACAATGGAGACAGCACCTTCATCTCACAGCTTAGAGCCTTTTCAAAACTCAAGATTGTCACAGTATGAGGATGATGATTAA
- the LOC131594503 gene encoding histone-lysine N-methyltransferase SUVR3: MNVKQTEMKLPKKANNQNSESLLVQNADLILPWLTHQQLATLSLTSKSLHNLSQSITLNRISDASRNFENFPIPFLNNNNNQNHPYSYFLYTPSLLLSSTNNIPRYQPWGGNSATSTNPKTIGDNDNDDDGLVSFVDVVGCDCGEICGEECGCLGFCDDVGRECGPGCFCEVGCGNRVSRNGVAVRVKIVRCGGEKGWGLFADQVIRKGEFLFHYAGELLTTKEAQRRQQFYDELSSRGRFSSALLVVREHLPSGNACLRLNIDATRIGNVARFVNHSCDGGNLSTKLIRSSGALFPRLCFFALKDIQKDEELTFSYGEIRKRSNGLPCYCNSPSCLGTLPSEDT, from the exons TCCAAAGAAGGCGAataatcaaaactcagaatcacttcTAGTTCAAAACGCAGACCTAATCCTCCCATGGCTAACCCATCAACAGCTCGCCACTCTATCCCTAACCTCCAAATCACTCCACAATCTCTCTCAATCCATAACCCTAAATCGCATCTCCGACGCTTCCAGAAACTTCGAGAATTTCCCAATCCCAttcctcaacaacaacaacaatcaaaacCACCCTTACTCATACTTTCTCTACACACCTTCACTTCTTCTCTCCAGCACCAACAACATCCCTCGTTACCAACCATGGGGTGGCAATTCTGCAACTTCAACAAACCCTAAAACGATTGGTGATAATGATAACGATGATGATGGATTGGTGAGTTTTGTTGATGTGGTGGGTTGTGACTGCGGAGAGATTTGTGGGGAAGAATGTGGGTGTTTAGGGTTTTGTGATGATGTTGGACGGGAGTGTGGACCGGGTTGTTTTTGTGAGGTGGGGTGTGGGAATAGGGTGAGTCGGAATGGGGTTGCGGTTAGGGTTAAGATTGTGAGGTGTGGTGGAGAGAAAGGGTGGGGTTTGTTTGCTGATCAGGTTATTCGTAAAGGAGAGTTCTTGTTTCATTATGCAG GTGAACTATTGACAACCAAAGAAGCACAAAGGAGACAACAATTCTACGATGAATTGTCATCGCGTGGTCGTTTCTCATCTGCACTTTTAGTTGTAAGGGAACATCTTCCATCTGGAAATGCATGTTTGAGATTGAACATAGACGCTACAAGAATAGGAAACGTTGCACGGTTTGTAAATCATTCATGCGATGGCGGTAATTTAAGCACAAAGCTTATTAGAAGTTCAGGAGCTTTGTTCCCCCGCCTTTGCTTCTTTGCTCTGAAAGATATTCAAAAAGACGAAGAGCTTACTTTTAGCTATGGAGAAATCAGGAAAAGGTCCAACGGGTTGCCGTGTTACTGCAACAGCCCTTCTTGCCTTGGAACACTGCCTTCAGAAGACACTTGA